In Erigeron canadensis isolate Cc75 chromosome 6, C_canadensis_v1, whole genome shotgun sequence, the following are encoded in one genomic region:
- the LOC122605601 gene encoding disease resistance protein RUN1-like, whose translation MASSSSKSNTSSYKWSYDVFVSFGSEDHIIKSFVDFLFADFKRKGIRAFREDEHVQRGEERSKQVYRAIEESRFLVLVFSASFTSSPSCLQELVKILKCKEENHDKYQIRTIFHNVNPETLLKQTESHVETFSQYDQFLESTDEVPHWREALTKAANLPGWDLDEMANGYESKFIDMISKQIFNELNDGPLHISEKLVGVHSRAEQLDLLSFVGLSDQVHMIGICGVAGIGKTAISKAIYNRLYSHFEVCIFCEDVKEFVEKYGMVQLQMQVIEDVTKTESKIRTVGEGSSVMKRIMATKRVLLVLDDVDEMEHLEALAGSPCWFGQGSLVVITGKDRQLLIAHGVERVYDVEVLHDDVAMEVFSLYAFNQTEPKDEFKPISEEMVPYMKGHPLALKVLGCFLFGKGLCEWESEFSRLQRYPNDDIQELISRFSLNKKRKPAE comes from the exons atggcAAGTTCGTCTTCAAAATCCAATACTAGTAGTTATAAATGGTCATATGATGTCTTTGTGAGCTTTGGATCAGAAGACCATATCATTAAAAGCTTTGTGGATTTTCTGTTTGCCGATTTTAAACGCAAAGGCATCCGTGCGTTTAGAGAAGACGAGCATGTGCAAAGAGGAGAAGAAAGATCAAAACAAGTCTATCGAGCCATTGAAGAGTCACGGTTTCTGGTACTTGTCTTCTCTGCCAGCTTCACTTCCTCACCGTCCTGTTTGCAAGAGCTTGTAAAAATCCTCAAGTGCAAGGAGGAGAATCATGACAAATATCAAATCCGCACAATCTTTCACAATGTTAACCCAGAAACGCTTCTTAAGCAAACAGAAAGCCATGTTGAAACCTTTAGTCAATATGATCAATTTTTAGAGTCAACAGATGAGGTGCCCCATTGGAGGGAAGCTTTGACCAAGGCTGCAAACTTACCGGGATGGGATCTTGACGAAATGGCCAACGG ATATGAGTCTAAGTTTATTGATATGATCTCAAAACAAATCTTCAACGAGTTAAATGATGGACCCTTACATATTAGCGAAAAGCTAGTTGGAGTACATTCGCGCGCAGAGCAATTGGACTTGCTGAGCTTTGTTGGGCTGAGTGATCAGGTTCACATGATCGGGATATGTGGTGTGGCAGGTATCGGGAAGACTGCAATTTCAAAAGCTATTTACAACCGACTGTATTCCCACTTTGAAGTTTGCATCTTTTGCGAAGACGTGAAAGAGTTTGTAGAAAAATATGGGATGGTTCAGCTTCAAATGCAAGTTATTGAAGACGTCACAAAAACGGAGAGTAAAATAAGGACGGTTGGTGAAGGTAGTAGTGTGATGAAAAGAATCATGGCAACAAAACGGGTCTTGCTAGTTCTAGATGACGTCGATGAAATGGAACACTTAGAAGCTCTAGCCGGGTCGCCTTGTTGGTTTGGACAGGGGAGTTTGGTTGTAATAACTGGAAAAGATAGACAATTACTAATTGCACATGGAGTGGAAAGAGTGTATGATGTTGAAGTTTTACATGATGATGTAGCTATGGAAGTCTTTAGTCTCTATGCCTTTAACCAAACGgaaccaaaagatgaatttaaACCGATTTCTGAAGAAATGGTTCCGTATATGAAGGGTCACCCGTTAGCACTTAAGGTTTTGGGTTGCTTTCTTTTTGGCAAGGGTTTATGTGAATGGGAAAGTGAATTCAGCAGACTTCAAAGGTATCCTAATGATGACATTCAAGAGCTTATTTCACGTTTTTCGTTAAATAAGAAACGAAAGCCTGCAGAGTAA